One Vigna unguiculata cultivar IT97K-499-35 chromosome 7, ASM411807v1, whole genome shotgun sequence genomic region harbors:
- the LOC114191880 gene encoding kinesin-like protein KIN-14U, protein MPVPNGEEQVLFASENANEVSKSPSLDLNPDSDSGDGSPPVSTVYTDVGVVPEHQKNELEHFISNLEREIEELRVKQKKLDKKRREALSKILDIKGSIRVFCRIRPNLVTEKRRISEPVSAGPEKIRVKWGGTRKDFEFDKVFTQETSQESVFVEVEPILRSAMDGHNVCVFAYGQTGTGKTFTMDGTNEQPGIIPRALEELFHQASLDSSSAFTFSMSMLEVYMGNLRDLLAPKPSGRAHEQPMTKCNLNIQTDPKGLIEIEGLSEVQISDYAKAKWWYNKGRRFRSTSWTNVNEASSRSHCLTRISIFRRGDALEAKSEVSKLWMVDLGGSERLLKTGAKGLTLDEGRAINLSLSALADVVAALKRKRGHVPYRNSKLTQLLKDSLGYGSKVLMLVHISPSEEDVCETICSLNFAKRARAIESNKEVSMEVKKQREKKIMDLEEDIKEAEKQRQNLREQTEKIELKLNDSKKLLTVTDSLVESDDMKASSSPKDDVKEVIETPKASKKSIKTNFSNSMPRFMTSTVASRQRQSAAERDIGTVKMKSHRSTMVSRSSIHFSYSQSLSYSDIRIKALLRSSNGKSRHAEADSVPILEPVLTERPKCNDLEPKVTTPRSRMVTSSDQSLRISLGRHRRRMSDLI, encoded by the exons ATGCCTGTTCCCAACGGAGAAGAGCAGGTTCTGTTTGCATCAGAAAATGCAAATGAGGTTTCAAAGTCACCCTCGTTGGATTTGAACCCAGATTCCGATTCAGGTGATGGGTCCCCACCTGTTTCCACCGTTTACACTGATGTGGGTGTCGTGCCAGAACACCAAAAGAACGAGCTTGAGCACTTTATATCCAATTTAGAGA GAGAGATAGAGGAGTTGAGGGTCAAGCAGAAGAAATTGGATAAAAAACGAAGAGAAGCACTGAGCAAGATATTGGATATCAAAG GGAGCATTCGGGTATTTTGTAGAATTCGACCAAATCTGGTAACGGAGAAGAGAAGAATTTCTGAGCCGGTATCAGCTGGACCAGAGAAAATTCGGGTTAAGTGGGGAGGAACAAGGAAAGATTTTGAGTTTGATAAAGTTTTTACTCAAGAAACAAGCCAAG AAAGTGTATTTGTTGAGGTTGAGCCAATTCTGAGATCTGCAATGGACGGGCACAATGTATGTGTGTTTGCTTACGGTCAAACAGGCACAGGCAAGACATTCACCATG GATGGTACAAACGAACAACCTGGGATTATTCCGCGTGCTCTTGAAGAGCTCTTTCATCAAGCCTCTTTGGATAGCTCATCTGCTTTCACCTTTTCGATGAGCATGTTAGAAGTTTATATGGGCAATCTCAGGGATTTGCTAGCTCCAAAACCGTCTGGTAGAGCACATGAACAACCTATGACAAAGTG CAATCTGAACATCCAAACCGATCCAAAGGGGTTGATTGAAATTGAGGGTCTCTCTGAAGTGCAAATAAGTGATTATGCGAAAGCGAAATGGTGGTACAACAAGGGGAGAAGGTTCAGATCTACGTCGTGGACTAATGTGAATGAAGCATCAAGCAGGTCACACTG CTTAACGAGGATAAGCATATTTCGACGTGGGGATGCTTTGGAAGCTAAAAGTGAAGTAAGCAAACTGTGgatggttgatcttggaggcagcGAACGGTTGCTTAAAACTGGAGCCAAAGGACTCACACTGGATGAGGGCAGAGCCATTAATCTTTCTCTTTCAGCTTTAGCTGATGTTGTTGCAGCTTTGAAGAGGAAGAGGGGTCATGTGCCTTACAG GAATAGCAAGCTGACTCAATTACTCAAAGATTCTCTTG GGTACGGCTCAAAGGTTTTGATGCTCGTGCATATAAGCCCTTCTGAAGAAGATGTCTGTGAAACAATTTGCTCCTTGAACTTTGCGAAGAGAGCGAGAGCAATAGAATCCAACAAAGAAGTGTCCATG GAAGTGAAGAAGCAAAGGGAGAAGAAGATTATGGATCTAGAAGAAGACATCAAGGAAGCTGAAAAACAACGCCAGAATTTAAGGGAACAAACAGAGAAGATTGAGTTGAAGTTAAACGATAGTAAAAAGCTCTTAACAGTCACAGATAGTCTTGTGGAAAGTGATGACATGAAAGCCTCAAGCAGTCCCAAAGATGATGTGAAAGAGGTGATTGAAACCCCCAAAGCATCTAAGAAATCTATCAAAACAAACTTCTCCAACTCAATGCCTCGATTCATGACTTCAACAGTTGCAAGTCGCCAAAGACAAAGTGCTGCAGAGCGAGACATTGGCACTGTGAAAATGAAAAGCCATAGATCAACAATGGTGTCGAGAAGTTCCATCCATTTTTCGTATTCCCAATCGTTGAGTTATTCAGATATCCGTATCAAAGCATTGCTGCGAAGTTCAAATGGAAAATCTCGGCATGCTGAAGCAGATAGTGTTCC